In Syntrophomonas wolfei subsp. wolfei str. Goettingen G311, a single window of DNA contains:
- a CDS encoding transposase, which translates to MFKPNNDHLQGKVFSDFQRFNSVVAKRLKNSWSMVFYEQVFCLIREELFAPLYSLEWGRPNFPINILVGLEIIKHLFDYTDQELLDQYYFNYQVQYALGIENIGEIYLGERTLYNFRERVVRYSKEYPEKEALAFQQFEILTRNFLGLVGLKTDELRIDSTLISPNIKKAGRLSLAHDVLAQAVRAIPVAYRSENLNKVLEDSFKNKLLYQTKNSQLDSRLQAVLDLMSEIYVLSQNHKTIADLEKVKILLRFLNEQANCDENSGRFKAKASKEVSSDSLQSAYDTDATYRDKAGKKESGYTATFTETCNSENDVQIIVDYTVEPNNKSDVEIFQDRMDIIKDNTNASDIYADGGYYGENVINKANSKGIEIQLHYTDMTGKTAPEGQLPAHHFVFNKDMEMVQCPGGQIPSSSKYNSKTKITTSHFPKEVCNNCPHRCNCPLKEQKRDMVVRISKKSILASQVRETVNDPHIKHENISKRAAIEGTNSAIKGCQGAKRLRVRGKIKCTLQIGFKVIGHNFKQIFRALTKQIKKPKIKTKGLLCPNPN; encoded by the coding sequence TTGTTTAAGCCAAATAATGATCATCTTCAAGGAAAAGTATTTAGCGATTTCCAGCGGTTCAACTCCGTTGTAGCTAAACGGCTTAAAAATTCCTGGTCAATGGTATTTTATGAACAGGTCTTCTGCCTTATTAGAGAAGAACTATTTGCTCCGCTCTATAGTTTGGAATGGGGAAGGCCCAACTTTCCTATCAATATACTAGTAGGCCTGGAGATTATTAAACACTTGTTTGATTACACTGACCAGGAACTGCTAGATCAGTACTATTTTAATTACCAGGTACAATATGCTCTGGGAATAGAAAATATCGGTGAAATATACTTGGGAGAACGGACCTTGTACAACTTTCGAGAGAGAGTGGTTCGTTATTCCAAAGAATATCCCGAAAAGGAGGCTCTGGCTTTTCAACAGTTTGAAATACTTACCCGGAATTTCCTTGGTTTAGTCGGGCTTAAAACTGATGAACTACGCATAGATTCCACTTTAATTAGTCCCAATATCAAGAAAGCCGGTCGTCTTTCCCTGGCTCATGATGTACTGGCACAAGCAGTAAGAGCCATACCCGTCGCTTATCGCAGCGAGAATCTAAACAAAGTACTGGAAGATTCCTTCAAGAACAAATTATTATACCAGACCAAGAATAGCCAGTTAGACAGTAGATTACAGGCTGTACTGGATTTAATGAGTGAAATATATGTCCTATCCCAAAACCATAAAACTATCGCTGATTTAGAAAAGGTGAAAATCCTGCTGCGCTTCCTCAATGAACAGGCTAATTGCGATGAAAACAGCGGGCGATTCAAAGCCAAAGCAAGCAAAGAAGTCAGTTCCGATTCACTACAATCAGCGTATGATACAGATGCTACTTACCGGGATAAGGCCGGGAAAAAAGAATCGGGTTATACAGCCACATTCACCGAAACCTGTAATAGCGAAAATGATGTTCAGATTATAGTTGATTACACAGTCGAACCCAATAACAAGAGCGATGTAGAAATATTTCAGGACCGTATGGATATTATCAAAGATAATACCAATGCCAGCGATATTTACGCTGATGGCGGTTACTACGGAGAGAATGTGATAAATAAAGCCAACTCCAAAGGTATAGAAATCCAGCTCCATTACACTGATATGACTGGCAAAACAGCCCCCGAAGGACAGCTACCAGCTCATCACTTTGTCTTTAACAAAGATATGGAAATGGTACAGTGTCCGGGAGGCCAAATTCCCAGCAGCAGCAAGTACAATAGCAAAACCAAGATAACTACTAGTCATTTTCCTAAAGAAGTCTGTAATAACTGTCCTCATCGGTGCAATTGTCCTCTAAAGGAACAGAAGAGAGATATGGTAGTAAGGATATCCAAGAAATCCATACTGGCATCTCAAGTACGGGAAACAGTAAACGATCCTCACATAAAACACGAAAACATCAGCAAACGCGCTGCGATTGAGGGAACAAATTCGGCCATCAAAGGATGCCAGGGTGCAAAAAGATTAAGAGTGCGCGGTAAAATCAAATGTACCTTACAAATAGGTTTTAAGGTAATTGGTCATAATTTCAAACAGATATTTAGGGCTTTAACCAAACAGATCAAAAAACCAAAGATAAAAACAAAGGGGTTATTGTGCCCAAATCCAAATTAA
- a CDS encoding dicarboxylate/amino acid:cation symporter, translated as MKGKKDFRLEIASIESASDYVRDLLKQYKCTERDMVRAQLFTEETIVYWTEIADEGDIFQINVRKRFKTISLSLSYRGAQSNPLAISDEEEDEAEFSFIGQNILIGLSTVTYNYENGYNVITFTIKEKGINPVIFIIFALAAAIICGLIVNRFAPSLGPGLSASILTPLSKAFFGLLNAIVIPFLFLSVIASIFNMENIAQMKRIFRILFSWFLGLTAISAVIAVLAGIIYFPLQSGASAGVNEVNIWAQIAKMLFDIIPANIFQSFLDGNTLQTIFLAVITGITMLVYKGRFPVISKVVSESNLIFSTLLDAICSLMPWVIFICIFDMLLSGDGRVLLSSIAVVVLICICFLLIILLCLLSVAFIEKQNPIQYIKTIGPVLLIALSTASSSATFAPHSMIASNKQGIRDYLANFSIPVGALFAKPFVVPVLLLMTLFVGNFYSVTFTMADVVSMVLLCIILSVAVPPIQGMGIFLFTIIFKRFTIPLEGLAMAASLFMLFDYLMTTGNVFSVNISMLHTEHRLREKEKRVIVHNNQKC; from the coding sequence ATGAAAGGCAAGAAAGATTTCAGGCTGGAAATAGCAAGTATAGAAAGCGCCAGCGATTATGTTCGTGATCTACTAAAACAATACAAATGCACCGAGCGTGACATGGTTCGAGCTCAACTCTTTACGGAAGAAACGATAGTGTACTGGACGGAAATTGCTGACGAAGGCGATATTTTTCAAATCAATGTGCGAAAACGCTTTAAAACCATTTCCCTATCATTATCGTATAGAGGGGCACAATCCAATCCTCTTGCCATATCTGATGAAGAAGAGGATGAAGCGGAATTCAGCTTCATCGGTCAAAATATACTAATTGGGCTTTCAACCGTTACCTATAACTATGAAAACGGATACAATGTCATTACCTTTACGATCAAGGAAAAAGGAATTAATCCTGTTATTTTCATTATTTTCGCCCTTGCCGCTGCCATAATCTGTGGGCTGATAGTCAACCGCTTCGCCCCGTCTTTAGGGCCAGGCCTGAGCGCCTCAATATTGACTCCCTTGAGTAAAGCTTTTTTCGGCTTGTTGAATGCAATCGTCATCCCTTTTCTATTCCTGTCAGTTATTGCCAGTATTTTTAACATGGAAAATATCGCCCAGATGAAGCGTATTTTCCGTATACTGTTTAGTTGGTTTTTGGGACTGACGGCAATTTCGGCAGTAATTGCCGTCCTTGCAGGGATAATTTATTTCCCCCTGCAGAGCGGTGCTTCTGCGGGCGTTAATGAAGTAAACATTTGGGCGCAAATCGCCAAAATGCTGTTTGATATCATACCTGCAAACATCTTTCAGTCCTTTTTGGACGGTAACACCTTGCAAACCATTTTCCTGGCTGTCATAACCGGTATTACTATGCTGGTCTATAAAGGACGCTTTCCGGTTATAAGCAAGGTGGTAAGCGAATCTAATTTAATTTTTTCTACCTTGTTGGATGCCATATGTTCCCTGATGCCATGGGTGATATTCATTTGCATTTTTGACATGTTGTTGTCCGGCGATGGCAGAGTGCTTCTCAGTTCTATCGCTGTGGTTGTACTTATATGTATATGTTTTCTGCTTATTATTTTACTTTGCCTCTTGAGTGTGGCCTTCATTGAAAAACAAAATCCCATACAATACATAAAGACGATCGGGCCAGTTCTGCTGATTGCATTATCCACCGCCAGCTCAAGTGCCACCTTTGCACCCCATAGCATGATCGCCAGTAACAAACAGGGGATTCGTGATTATCTGGCGAACTTCTCCATTCCTGTGGGGGCCCTGTTTGCCAAACCGTTTGTGGTGCCGGTCTTATTATTAATGACATTGTTTGTTGGTAATTTTTACTCGGTCACTTTCACTATGGCAGATGTCGTGTCTATGGTTCTGCTTTGCATTATTTTGTCTGTAGCCGTCCCCCCAATTCAGGGGATGGGTATCTTTCTTTTTACGATTATCTTTAAGCGCTTCACTATCCCTCTCGAAGGATTGGCGATGGCAGCTAGCCTCTTTATGCTCTTTGATTATCTAATGACCACCGGCAATGTGTTTTCCGTAAACATCAGCATGCTTCACACGGAACATCGACTGAGGGAGAAAGAAAAAAGAGTAATAGTTCACAACAACCAGAAATGTTAA
- a CDS encoding MATE family efflux transporter gives MDRSARMRKQRIGKLLWDFSLPTIVGMLVSSLYNVIARIFVGRGIGSLAIAATTVAFPIMILLMAVSLLIGVGATSLISLKLGEQKKDEAEKVAGNAMTMLIILPAALAVLFLLFTEPILIAFGASAAVLPYARDFTRIIMLGSVFGSISMGMNNFIRAEGNPAMAMSTQILGAVVSVALNYVFIFIFHWGIKGAALATILAQLISAIWVLSYFFTGRSLVKIHWKNLKPAWPVLSGIMAIGFAPFAMQTAACIQQLILNQTLMFYGGDLALAAIGIVMSISMLLVMPVLGLGQGAQPIIGYNYGACQYQRVKETWKTAVLAGTGIAVAGYMALHIWPLQLVGLFSKGDTALTTMTVHAMLTFFALLPVVGFQVVSSMYFQAVGKARQAAILSLSRQFLIFIPLLLILPRFWGIDGVWRTAPIADGLSVALTAGFIYFEMKKMRQEETRQPSEDK, from the coding sequence ATGGATCGTTCCGCGAGAATGCGTAAGCAGCGTATAGGAAAATTACTGTGGGATTTTTCCCTGCCGACTATTGTTGGTATGCTGGTCAGTTCACTATATAATGTCATAGCCCGGATATTTGTGGGCCGGGGTATAGGGTCCCTGGCGATAGCGGCCACTACGGTAGCCTTTCCCATAATGATTTTGCTTATGGCCGTCTCTCTCCTGATTGGGGTCGGTGCCACCTCTTTGATTTCCCTTAAGCTGGGAGAGCAAAAGAAGGATGAAGCTGAGAAGGTAGCGGGAAATGCCATGACCATGTTAATCATCTTGCCAGCGGCTTTGGCGGTTTTATTTTTACTGTTTACGGAACCAATACTGATTGCTTTTGGAGCCAGTGCCGCCGTACTTCCTTATGCCCGCGACTTCACCCGGATCATTATGCTGGGCTCGGTATTCGGCTCTATCAGTATGGGTATGAATAACTTCATCCGGGCGGAAGGTAATCCGGCTATGGCGATGTCCACCCAGATACTGGGGGCAGTAGTGAGTGTAGCTTTAAATTATGTTTTTATCTTCATATTCCACTGGGGGATAAAGGGAGCTGCTCTGGCCACTATACTAGCACAATTAATTTCAGCCATCTGGGTATTAAGCTATTTTTTCACCGGCAGGAGCCTGGTGAAAATTCACTGGAAAAACCTGAAGCCTGCCTGGCCGGTATTGAGCGGTATTATGGCTATCGGTTTTGCCCCTTTTGCCATGCAAACAGCTGCCTGTATCCAGCAGCTCATATTAAACCAGACCTTGATGTTTTACGGTGGGGATCTGGCCCTGGCTGCCATCGGCATTGTAATGAGCATATCCATGCTGCTGGTTATGCCAGTACTGGGCCTCGGTCAGGGGGCACAACCAATAATCGGCTACAATTACGGAGCTTGCCAATACCAACGGGTAAAGGAAACCTGGAAAACCGCGGTTTTAGCCGGTACGGGTATAGCGGTAGCGGGATATATGGCTCTTCATATCTGGCCACTGCAATTAGTAGGCTTGTTTAGCAAGGGAGATACCGCCCTTACCACCATGACGGTTCATGCTATGTTAACTTTCTTTGCCCTGCTGCCGGTAGTGGGGTTTCAGGTTGTGAGTTCCATGTATTTTCAAGCCGTGGGCAAAGCCAGGCAGGCCGCAATCCTCAGCCTGTCACGGCAGTTTTTGATTTTTATTCCCTTGCTTCTGATTCTACCGCGTTTTTGGGGTATTGATGGGGTATGGCGAACTGCTCCTATTGCTGATGGCCTGTCCGTAGCTCTAACCGCCGGCTTTATTTATTTTGAAATGAAAAAAATGCGGCAGGAGGAAACCCGACAGCCCAGTGAGGATAAGTAG
- a CDS encoding amino acid ABC transporter ATP-binding protein — MYILQAINIHKNFGSLGVLHGVSLQVQKGEVIAIIGPSGSGKSTLLRCLNHLERIDSGQIEIEGETIAQNNSEGKAVYSSEAKIAQARRKMGMVFQNFNLFPHKSVMQNLIMAPTLVKNMGKAEAEESARLLLAKVGLSQKADNYPFELSGGQQQRVAIARALAMNPDIMCFDEPTSALDPELTGEVLMVMKDLALEDMTMVVVTHEIGFAREVADRVIFMDEGVIMEEGQAEEVLLNPRQERTSAFLSKVLMAR; from the coding sequence ATGTATATTTTGCAAGCTATTAACATTCATAAAAATTTTGGCAGCCTGGGTGTTCTGCACGGGGTTTCTTTACAGGTGCAGAAAGGTGAGGTCATTGCTATCATCGGTCCCTCCGGTTCCGGGAAAAGTACCCTTCTGCGCTGCCTAAACCACCTGGAAAGGATCGACAGCGGCCAGATTGAAATAGAAGGGGAGACTATAGCACAGAACAACAGTGAAGGCAAGGCAGTATATAGCAGCGAGGCGAAAATTGCGCAAGCACGCCGCAAAATGGGTATGGTATTTCAGAATTTTAATCTCTTCCCCCATAAATCAGTTATGCAAAATCTGATAATGGCGCCGACCCTGGTTAAAAATATGGGTAAGGCTGAGGCGGAAGAGAGCGCTCGCTTGCTCCTGGCCAAAGTAGGGCTCTCCCAGAAGGCGGATAATTATCCTTTTGAACTCTCGGGCGGGCAGCAGCAGCGGGTGGCGATTGCCCGCGCCCTGGCTATGAATCCTGACATCATGTGCTTTGATGAACCCACCTCCGCCCTGGACCCGGAATTAACCGGAGAGGTGCTGATGGTTATGAAAGACCTGGCCCTGGAGGATATGACCATGGTAGTGGTTACCCACGAAATCGGTTTTGCCCGCGAGGTGGCCGACCGGGTAATTTTTATGGACGAGGGGGTAATCATGGAAGAAGGCCAGGCTGAAGAAGTCCTTCTGAACCCCCGGCAGGAAAGAACCAGCGCTTTCTTAAGTAAAGTCCTGATGGCTCGTTAA
- a CDS encoding amino acid ABC transporter permease encodes MDYIIMLLPSMLKGLTVTLKLFSITLVMALPLGVIMGMARISSFSPLRWFMEFYVWLFRGTPLLLQLLFMYFGLMTLGLRLEREMAAYLAFVLNYSAYLAEIFRAGIQSIDRGQYEAADVLGLSRYQTMTNIILPQVFKRVLPPIGNEVINLVKDTALVYVLAISELSRVARTHVMRDDTFIPFLIAAIFYLMMTGMVQRFFKWVELRYDYFH; translated from the coding sequence ATGGATTATATTATTATGCTGCTCCCCTCCATGCTGAAGGGTTTGACCGTAACCCTGAAACTTTTCAGCATAACACTGGTAATGGCTCTGCCCCTGGGGGTAATCATGGGTATGGCCCGCATTTCCAGTTTCAGTCCACTGCGCTGGTTTATGGAATTCTATGTCTGGCTGTTTCGCGGAACTCCCCTGCTATTGCAGCTTTTGTTTATGTATTTTGGTTTGATGACCTTGGGTTTGCGGCTGGAACGGGAAATGGCCGCCTACCTCGCTTTTGTGTTGAACTATTCCGCTTATTTGGCCGAGATTTTTCGGGCTGGTATTCAATCCATAGATAGGGGCCAGTATGAGGCTGCTGATGTGCTGGGATTAAGCCGTTACCAGACCATGACGAACATCATTTTGCCCCAGGTCTTCAAGCGGGTCTTGCCGCCTATTGGCAATGAGGTTATTAACCTGGTAAAAGACACCGCCCTGGTCTATGTTCTGGCCATAAGTGAGTTATCACGGGTAGCCCGGACTCATGTAATGCGGGATGATACTTTCATCCCATTTTTAATTGCGGCCATTTTCTACCTGATGATGACAGGCATGGTGCAACGCTTTTTCAAATGGGTGGAGTTGCGCTACGATTACTTCCATTAG
- a CDS encoding amino acid ABC transporter substrate-binding protein — MKRKVAWLVLLCFSLGMLLMSGCAAKTPAPETSSDESWTKIKDKGYFVMGLDDAFPPMGFRDEANEIVGFDVDLAKEVAQRLGVEVQFQSIVWDTKKEELNSGNIDVIWNGFTITEERKQDFLFSKPYISDRQIIVVRADSDIASKADLAGKKIGIQAASSANEAVEADKETFEVIKDNLLQFESNDLALRDLKGGGVEAVVVDEVVGRYYLSKHPGDYKVLKDNFDLEDFGVGFRLDDKAFHAEVEKALDEMKADGTAAKISEKWFGEDIINK; from the coding sequence TTGAAACGAAAAGTTGCATGGTTGGTTCTGTTGTGTTTCTCCCTGGGGATGCTTTTGATGAGCGGATGTGCTGCCAAAACTCCAGCCCCGGAAACCAGCAGCGATGAATCCTGGACCAAGATCAAGGACAAAGGCTATTTTGTGATGGGCCTGGATGATGCGTTCCCGCCCATGGGCTTCCGGGATGAAGCGAATGAAATCGTAGGTTTTGATGTTGACCTGGCCAAGGAAGTAGCCCAGCGCCTGGGTGTGGAAGTCCAGTTCCAGTCCATAGTTTGGGATACCAAGAAAGAAGAACTGAACAGTGGCAATATCGATGTGATATGGAATGGATTTACCATTACCGAGGAAAGGAAACAGGACTTTCTCTTTTCCAAACCCTACATATCTGACCGGCAGATTATTGTGGTAAGGGCCGATTCGGATATTGCCAGCAAAGCTGATCTGGCGGGCAAGAAAATCGGCATACAGGCTGCCAGCAGTGCCAATGAAGCCGTTGAGGCCGATAAGGAAACCTTTGAAGTGATTAAGGACAACCTGCTGCAGTTTGAGAGCAATGACCTGGCCCTGCGTGACCTCAAGGGAGGCGGGGTTGAAGCCGTAGTGGTTGATGAAGTAGTTGGTCGTTATTATCTTTCCAAACACCCCGGCGATTACAAAGTGCTGAAAGATAATTTTGACCTGGAAGATTTCGGGGTAGGTTTCCGCCTGGATGATAAGGCCTTCCACGCTGAAGTGGAAAAAGCACTGGATGAAATGAAGGCAGATGGAACTGCCGCCAAAATTTCGGAGAAGTGGTTCGGAGAAGACATTATTAACAAATAG
- a CDS encoding hemoblobin-interacting domain-containing protein → MRLIGLKDLRIVVGVGWLFVLSLLFTVFPVSWGEAMDIQNSIFQVQASEQLSLAASEELDTTGGWVAEITPEITKKGDISLTFDKVMADPSGTKEQFTVVVNGDTAVITGVVKTNTPEKIKLELKDKANGAQNVIIDYVKSSDPAKQLKSTDGGTVESFSIQIGEPSQAPSLIADSSDNLLGNVIDITFVDDSLWRERVSNVKVNDSSIRGQYRIEEGRLSIDADVFLTSGNHSIVVKAPGYTDAAVVQTILESVTLLNPPVLSADLTNNTIGQAIDITFSDDVAWRGAISDLSINGQSANAKYSINEGKITINAEVFKEARNYIIVVKATGYNDIQLEQSIIQPSSNGGSGSGDGSNNNNSGGGSGDGSGGGAGSGTPGGLTVLFSQAKLSPSDTLLQFDFGNGMDKTLSSNLNKIRVYEKASGTEVKYSNYNYIKQGSGNDAVKLRRLELMFNNLKPGTAYVVELDAGIEANNGSTLGSKQSFEFSTSGTTAGEGAGVPAAEKRFGQEAATIDEQGARIDIPAAAFDQDFKVKVGKVADVSQLPLAEKSKLISDVVEIEKDKSGEFKKAVSITLSFDKTKVDSSKYDIQICYLDEKANKWLPLSNIKVDLAAGQVSGETKHFTKFAVIAAEKAADLKPVEAPKVVKLSDIQGHWAQKAIEELLASSAIGGYPDGSFKPEQNITRAEFTSILVKALKLSVKDGKVFDDTAQHWANEAIAAAAASGIVSGYSESIFAPDESITREQMAVMVVNAGQLAGLGDNKIFADAEQVSAWARKAVAVASAHSIISGYPDNSFRPRANASRAEAAMVIAKSLQLAS, encoded by the coding sequence TTGCGGTTGATAGGATTAAAAGATTTGCGAATTGTTGTGGGAGTAGGTTGGTTATTTGTTTTGTCTTTATTATTTACTGTTTTCCCGGTATCTTGGGGAGAAGCTATGGATATCCAGAACTCAATTTTTCAGGTACAGGCGTCTGAGCAACTGTCATTAGCCGCTTCGGAAGAGTTGGATACTACTGGTGGTTGGGTGGCAGAAATTACTCCGGAGATAACTAAAAAAGGGGATATCAGCCTTACTTTCGACAAGGTGATGGCAGACCCGAGCGGAACGAAGGAGCAGTTTACGGTAGTGGTCAATGGTGATACTGCTGTTATTACTGGTGTAGTAAAAACCAATACCCCAGAGAAAATTAAGCTGGAACTAAAGGATAAAGCTAACGGGGCGCAAAATGTTATTATCGACTATGTTAAAAGTAGTGATCCGGCCAAACAGTTAAAATCCACCGATGGTGGAACAGTAGAAAGCTTTAGCATCCAAATAGGAGAACCCTCTCAGGCTCCAAGCTTAATTGCTGATAGCAGTGACAATCTGCTGGGCAATGTTATTGACATTACTTTTGTGGATGATTCATTGTGGAGAGAACGGGTAAGTAATGTAAAAGTAAATGATTCTTCGATTAGAGGTCAATATAGGATTGAGGAAGGTAGATTAAGTATAGATGCAGACGTGTTTCTTACCAGCGGGAATCATAGTATTGTAGTAAAAGCGCCGGGATACACAGATGCTGCAGTAGTTCAAACTATTTTAGAATCTGTAACGCTGCTTAATCCGCCAGTTTTATCCGCCGATTTGACGAATAATACCATCGGCCAGGCCATTGATATCACCTTTAGTGATGATGTTGCCTGGAGAGGGGCTATTTCTGATCTAAGTATCAATGGACAATCGGCAAACGCCAAGTACAGTATAAATGAAGGCAAGATTACAATTAATGCGGAAGTATTCAAAGAGGCTCGTAATTATATTATAGTAGTGAAAGCTACCGGATATAATGACATCCAATTAGAGCAAAGCATAATTCAGCCAAGCTCCAATGGTGGTAGCGGTAGTGGTGATGGCAGTAACAACAACAATAGCGGTGGTGGCAGTGGTGATGGCAGCGGTGGGGGAGCAGGCAGCGGAACTCCCGGCGGCCTCACTGTTCTCTTTAGCCAGGCAAAGCTTTCACCGAGCGATACCCTTTTGCAGTTTGACTTTGGCAATGGTATGGACAAAACCTTGAGCAGCAATCTAAACAAGATTCGGGTCTATGAAAAAGCTAGCGGTACTGAAGTTAAATACTCCAACTATAATTATATAAAACAAGGCTCAGGAAATGACGCCGTTAAATTGCGCCGGCTTGAACTCATGTTTAACAACCTGAAACCGGGCACCGCTTATGTAGTGGAACTGGATGCAGGCATTGAGGCTAATAACGGCAGCACCCTGGGCAGCAAACAGAGCTTCGAATTCAGCACTTCAGGTACAACAGCAGGGGAAGGAGCAGGGGTTCCAGCAGCTGAAAAGAGATTTGGCCAGGAAGCCGCTACTATCGACGAGCAGGGTGCCAGAATCGATATTCCGGCAGCAGCTTTTGACCAGGATTTCAAGGTAAAGGTAGGAAAAGTAGCGGATGTTTCCCAACTACCCCTGGCGGAGAAGAGCAAGCTTATCAGTGATGTAGTAGAGATAGAAAAAGATAAGAGCGGAGAGTTTAAGAAAGCAGTAAGCATTACCCTCAGTTTTGATAAGACCAAAGTAGATAGCAGCAAATATGATATCCAGATCTGTTATCTGGATGAGAAGGCGAATAAATGGCTTCCCCTGTCCAATATCAAAGTAGACCTGGCAGCAGGGCAGGTGAGTGGCGAGACCAAACATTTTACCAAGTTTGCGGTTATAGCTGCGGAAAAGGCAGCAGACCTGAAACCAGTAGAAGCTCCTAAAGTAGTCAAACTAAGCGATATTCAGGGGCACTGGGCCCAGAAAGCCATTGAGGAATTACTGGCTTCCTCAGCTATTGGAGGCTATCCCGACGGAAGCTTCAAGCCTGAGCAGAATATTACCCGGGCAGAGTTTACCAGCATTCTGGTCAAGGCCCTGAAGCTGAGTGTCAAGGATGGCAAAGTGTTTGACGATACTGCCCAGCACTGGGCCAACGAGGCCATAGCTGCAGCAGCTGCCAGTGGAATAGTAAGCGGTTACAGTGAAAGCATATTTGCTCCAGATGAATCCATTACCAGGGAACAGATGGCAGTAATGGTGGTCAATGCCGGTCAATTGGCGGGACTTGGCGATAATAAGATTTTTGCTGATGCTGAGCAAGTTTCCGCCTGGGCCAGGAAAGCAGTAGCTGTGGCCAGCGCACATAGCATTATTTCCGGTTATCCGGACAACAGTTTCCGTCCCCGTGCCAATGCGAGCCGGGCTGAAGCTGCCATGGTAATAGCCAAATCCTTGCAATTGGCCAGTTAA